Proteins encoded together in one Lathyrus oleraceus cultivar Zhongwan6 chromosome 5, CAAS_Psat_ZW6_1.0, whole genome shotgun sequence window:
- the LOC127080883 gene encoding uncharacterized protein LOC127080883: MLDHIIPPIDEQARAEAATVKANDPDLWNRLDVVVLQWMYATVTQDILHYVLVINDTAELCWNRIAAMFNDNMHSRAVQLENQFSNTNLAYFSSTKAYCNRLKLLSDQLANVDSPVTNTCLVLKMISGLTEAYDGFVTYIQQHGPLPTFATTKSRLELEESTMLQRAARDSGSSSTPEALMAKTPLPNDDVPRHSSPGYTYQNRNPPSNTSRGNRGKKNNCNNGGRNYGTGDRIGPNHFNDGGRGQGQQQWQQWIPWQ, translated from the coding sequence ATGCTTGATCACATCATACCACCTATTGACGAGCAAGCTCGTGCTGAGGCAGCCACCGTCAAAGCCAATGATCCCGACCTTTGGAATCGTCTAGATGTCGTTGTGTTGCAATGGATGTATGCAACTGTCACACAAGATATACTCCATTATGTTCTTGTGATTAACGACACCGCCGAACTATGTTGGAATCGTATCGCCGCTATGTTCAATGATAACATGCACTCACGGGCCGTTCAACTTGAAAACCAGTTTAGTAATACCAATCTGGCATATTTTTCCTCCACCAAAGCCTATTGCAACCGTCTCAAGCTCCTCTCCGATCAACTCGCAAACGTTGATTCTCCAGTCACAAATACTTGTTTGGTATTAAAAATGATCTCCGGTCTCACCGAGGCTTATGACGGGTTCGTAACTTACATCCAACAACACGGTCCTCTTCCAACCTTTGCAACCACAAAATCAAGACTTGAACTTGAAGAATCTACGATGCTTCAGCGAGCCGCTCGTGACTCTGGCTCTTCCTCCACTCCGGAGGCACTCATGGCCAAAACTCCACTGCCAAATGATGATGTCCCTCGCCATTCCTCTCCTGGTTACACTTATCAAAACCGTAACCCACCATCCAACACCTCTCGCGGAAACCGAGGCAAAAAGAACAACTGCAACAACGGTGGCCGGAACTACGGGACGGGCGATCGGATAGGTCCCAATCATTTCAACGACGGGGGTCGTGGTCAGGGTCAACAACAATGGCAACAATGGATTCCATGGCAATAA